aaactctggcttctggggccacataagtccatatcgggcaaaagatatatatgggagctatatctaaatctgaaccgatttcattcaaattttgcacactcgactatactaccaattgtactcctcgtgcaaaatttcaagcaaatcgggataaaactctggcttctggatccatataagtgcatatcgggcgaaagatatatatgggagctatatctaaatctgaaccgatttcttccaaaatcaatagggttctattctgaccaaaaaCAGGAAcacgtgtcaaatttgaagtcaattggacttaaactgcgacctagactttgatcacaaaaatgtgttcacagacagacggacggacggacatggttatatcgactcagggaaccaccccgagcattattgccaacactatagacactatgtgtctatctcgtctccttctgggtattacaaacatatgcactaacttataataccctgttccacagtgtggcgcagggtataattaagtcAAACATATAAAATGCGAATGTGTACGTAAccgattttcttttatataaatattgacaTCATGTGCTTGAAATTCGACCCATCAGATATCATCCCATATATGAAGAGCTCCAATACTCGATctaataatattatattttgagaTTTGTTCTGATCTAAGCCATAGTAATTGGACATAATGAGATCTCAATAATTTCCGATTCTGCTCAGATTAAATCACATCAacttaaatctttaaatttttactatgcagCAAAACTGGTGAATAGATTCCCTTTAATTAAATTCCTCTCTTGAAAACAATATATGACATCGTGCGTTTCCAACTATAACACTAACAACGCCACATTTAATGAAGTTGTGAGTTATTTCCATAAAGAAGCACGGGCAGGGAGATAAGATTCAGTACAGCTAAAATTTCGAACTTATATAGTGTACttgtttctaaagggtgattcttttgaggttaggattttcatgcattagtatttgacagatcacgtgggatttcagacatggtgtcaaagagaaagatgctcagtatgctttgacatttcatcatgaatacacttactaacgagccacaacgtcgaattttcagtgaatgggccctagaaaagttggcagaaaatccgcttttttatcgacaaattttgttcagcgatgaggctcatttctggttgaatggctacgtaaataagcaaaattgccgcatttggagtgaagagcaaccagaagccgttcaagaactgcccatgcatcccgaaaaatgcactgtttggtgtggtttgtacgctggtggaatcattggaccgtattttttcaaagatgctgttggacgcaacgttacggtgaatggcgatcgctatcgttcgatgataacaaactttttgttgccaaaaatggaagaactgaacttggttgacatgtggtttcaacaagatggcgctacatgccacacagctcgcgattctatggccattttgagggaaaacttcggagaacaattcatctcaagaaatggaccggtaagttggccaccaagatcatgcgatttgacgcctttagactattttttgtggggctacgtcaagtctaaagtctacagaaataagccagcaactattccagctttggaagacaacatttccgaagaaattcgggctattccggccgaaatgctcgaaaaagttgcccaaaattggactttccgaatggaccacctaagacgcagccgcggtcaacatttaaatgaaattatcttcaaaaagtaaatgtcatggaccaatctaacgtttcaaataaagaaccgatgagatttttcaaattttatgcgttttttttaaaaaaaaagttatcaagctcttaacaaatcaccctttattatcatATAAAACCTACTAACTAATTTACATGTGTGGGTATTGTATTCAAATTTAAAGTAACTTTAAAGTATTCTACAGAATCGCGCCATAGAAAAGACCTAATTGAAAGAAAGTTTGGAAAGGCGGACGGACATCTTTAAATAGAATCAGGACAGACACTACATTATAACACCCTAATGGCAATGTTTTGTAAGATATACACATTTGAGAAAGCTTAAAACAAATTGAGATAcgacattattttttattgaaaacaactttCAGTGTTGACACCTTTCAATGCGCTTTGCTTTCTCTTAATGAATATAAATGCTGATTTAATGACATTTAAGGTAGCAAATGTTTATATACTTTAAATTTCATTGCTTTGCATATTAACTCAATCTTACTTAACCGGGTGCATGGTAAatcttttattgttttattgagtTCTGCTAATAAATTATCGAACAAATTTTACCGACGTTTGCAAAACAATACAATGCACTGATattaaataacacaaaaatataaGAACAAAACAATAAGGTTCAATCAACCAATAATCGCAGTAAATTTATAAATGTAGatgtttttaaaacattttattgtgAAAATGATTTCTTTTGGAATTTTAAGTGTATGGATTACGAATACCGTGGATATGTTATAAATATTGAAATGCATAAAGTGTAAATCGACTACCCTATATCGGGAAATCGGACTATCAGATACCCTAATATAACCCAATTTCTTACTAGCATACTATGCAGTATGCTTGTAAGTTTTTTCTATAACGGATTTTctgataaaatgaaaatttctgtCACATTAGTTAAatagaattattttaatttctctCAAAATAATCAGAAGAAATTGTAGATTCCACGAAATAATATTCCATCCCACAAAATGAAATATTGTTTTGGATTCCAACAGGAAAGTAAATGACCCaattaatttctaattaatACAGCTGTGATCGCggaaattgtaaaataaaataatttccattaaaaaaatgatttatttaatacattttattgaaagtttatttgtataaccTTAaagcttttttaattttttccaaactaaAGTAATTTATTAGTTgaatcaaatatttatatatatttatttatattttatcctATGTCTAGGCAGTTTTGATCGTCAATGACCGCCCTTTAAtagtttttatcatttttaaattattttttataattttaatacttCTGGACTAACAAATTCTATAACACTGATTTATTATGGGAAAATAATTTCGGAAGCTGCTTCAAGTTAGTGGACATTACAGATACTTGGGTTGGCTTCGCCTGTGGTCAAGTTCCATTcagaataatttaattaaaaatatatattaaaataaattagaaaatgCAAATACCAGAATTAAAGTGGGCGGCATAATTAGCAACTCCCCCACAGTgcacatacatatatgtggcTTCTGAAGTAAAAATAATGGAATAACATGCAAACTTAATGAAGTTGCACAGCTTCTGAATAttctatcaagtaacccacatcGACTGACAGTCGTCATTTTAAAACACGAATCGCCCTCAATGTTAAACCATAACCATGCTTTGggcaaacatttataatttaattttattaaatcataTCGCATTGttatattttgcatattatttgcatatattaaatgaatttcttatataaagttATTATTACCTTACCCTTTGTTTTAACcttttgttgaataaattaactcattcattttttgtgtaaaatataaatggattatttttatttacaactCATATGTATGGATCGAAGAAGAAAGGGGAAAGTTTCTATAATACAACATGCCTAAGGTCCTGGGTGTGAATTTGGCTGTCTGTTTCGGCTGTAAACTATACGCTCTATAatactatatacaattttaactgGTTTCATTTTCACCAAAGAAAATATggcaaattataacaaaatgtgGTCGTCCGGCATATGAGATAACATGGTTTCGGCTCTGATGTAGGATTTATATATGGTTACTaggagtttttgttttgttttactcTTCTGTGATTATAATCGTTAAAGGTTAATACCAATAATCCAAACCCGAAGTTTGATATTATCTGGGATCATGTAAATAAcaattacagaaattaaatggaaCTCTGTtgattttttggaataaaactaATACTAGTCTTCTCTTCTAGGTATTCAACTTTTCTTGTTTGATTTTTCCTTGATCTTAAGTTTTGTATCCTTGACATAGATATGTTTCGAATAGAATTTAAAGGATGTTTTTGTTGCGGATTTTTGGGATGTTGTGGGTGTCTCCGATGTAGTAGTAGATGTGGTGGTAGCGGAACTTAAACTAGAACCCTGGGCTTTATTCGTATTCCATTTTAATAATCGATTAAATGTGAACATTTCTTCCTCATTGGGTGGTAGATCCTCTTCATCGATTGGTGCCCATACAGGAATTTCTTCAGGGACATTACGTTTGGCAGACACTTGCTTGTCTTCATCTTCCCCATTGGCGGGATTcccttcaattaatttgtactatagaaatgacatggaaatgttagttaaatgatggAGTTCTATGATAGGTAGGCTATTGTTAGTTAGGTTTGGGGGAAATGCGAAAATCTCAATCCAAAATTAAGGGCCAAAATCattatttgaacaaattttgttttatttttaatgggtttcgaaaaaaaacttacaataattttgacttcttaagccACTACTCATATAGGTTACAtagaagcaattaaaaaaaaaaaaacaaagaagaacaaaagaaaaatcaaaGCTTCACTGAGGCAGGGAAAGGTTGTTGcaatttaacttaaaaataaCGATAATTATAAACTCTTACATAATTAAGTGGCACATATTTGACCTTTTCGTAGGCCTTGTATTTTTTCGTTTTCGCATTGTATTTGCCTTGAACTTTGTAGCCACCATTTCCAGAGTCTGTGGGTGAAAGTGCATTCACTGTTGGTGTCGTTGGATATTTACTGGCTGTGGCCTTCGATACAACGGCCACATACTGAGTACCCACATTGGGTATGTATTGAGGTGCTAAACCTGCAACCTGTTGAGGCTGGTTATTTTGTGAGTTATAATATGAGGGTGCATTCTGTGGCGTTATTAAAGTTCCAAAGTTTGTAGGATTAGATGCGTAGTTCACATTAGGCGGCTGCTTGGGCCGTGATGGTGGTGGCAAAACATAGCTGAAATGATTAATCAGAGAAGAAAGAAGATTAAGTAGTGTATTATTGCAAATAAtaatccaaaatttaattttttaagaaggCTTTCCATAAGTGATGATGCCAAAATACTTAAGGTGTACGAGATTGGCTAATGAACGTCAAGAACATACCCCCAAAATACCGGCGGATGTACTCAAAAAAGAGTGAACCAGGGTAATAAAACCAATTTaaatctattttagttcatggaaattattatattttattatattttagttaaaatttcctccgtgttaatgttttattttgtacATTTACATGAACCaaaaaaagagaagaaaaaataaattgaggtACAAAGATTTACTACATTCGTATTtcctacaaaatagttcagaactaccaacaatttttaaattttaccaaaaatacatttttgcaatttataagttcaatttttttcaatatataaaaatttaattaatatgtcttgaatttgtcgaaaaatattaaccctctaatgtcccaattttttttgccagctgattaaatgttcaatgttaacgaaacaaaagcaagaaaactaaacaagaaaaattaataCAGTAAAATTCAATATATGCTACAAAGtctcttgaacagtttcaacaacattttctttttattttacccatttttgttgtcttaaggtgtgttctacgaaaagcttcctgatttaaCGAAGCccacctaaaggcgggattcggCATTAGAGGGTTGAATTTTTTCGTCATATCGGGGTGTAATAGATCTAAATTAAAAGTTTCTAAAgttaactaacgctaaatttaacttatttttattgaaaaaaaatatttgttagtagttaaattttattattttttcggacTTTTCCACAGGCCAGTGAAATGTTCCTTGTTTTAAGTATGTCTTAATCACTCTTTGAACTaaatgtgggtataaagttcattgACAGTACACAttatttcaatatgaactaaaacaaaagaaaattccaaaaatttagCTGTTAAatttagtagttaaattttattattttttcggacTTTTCCACAGGCCAGTGAAATGTTCCTTGTTTTAAGTATGTCTTAATCACTCTTTGAACTaaatgtgggtataaagttcattgACAGTACACAttatttcaatatgaactaaaacaaaagaaaattccaaaaatttagctgatggccttagcagccaatgctacttttccttttttttatcatacatttactgtatgattaaaataaacaaaaaataaataaataaataaataattccaaaaattataagaatgaactactataTGCTtacaatggtcatgatttgacgccaatgatttttttcttgactTTTACTTCATTACTTCTTCTAtgggagggtgtaatttcgtgaatatatatacaaaataaattttcctgattttaacaacactttgtggaaatctttaaatgtagagtacaatttaattcaattttcatgcgaagtagttcattcgtactttaAAACAGGTtactttttttggtgtggtaGGTTCCCTTTtttagtatatattttatgattaTAGAACTGATATACATACAATAATATGACCAGTGATCAAGTAGggtcacaaaaatcaaaaatgggtTTTCgacaaatcaattttttatctacaaaaattgaataGTCTGTGTTCGTActgtaaaattttcagttaattgTATCGTCTATTAAtatcactagtttacaaaaaaaaaaattcatgtacacttgatgagaggcaatttttcttatgtattttgatctgctgagttcgaaaaaataaaaaataaaaattttatggaacagtttttgagtcaaatcatgcaaatatgagcaactcacccacacaaaaatgccttTCGGCCacagagaaatgcatttttgtgtgggtgagtggctCATATTTGACATCATTCAATTGTTTATAACTTTCTCTCAAAAACCGGCTTCGGTTTTTCTTTTcgcattttcaaaacaaaattgccacactcaaaaaaaagtgaactcactatttcactaaagccaatttaactatattttagttcatgaacttattatatttggtgaaagtttcatttactctaataattttttgcgtacgttagttaaattaactaaaagacgggaaaaaattatacacaagataaggatagagatttactaaattcgtatttgtcataaaatagttctttatgtcttcaaatttgtaaattttactacaaatgcgtccatcatgaacttcgtatgtcactaaagacattcttgcaattttgaactccaattttttccttcaaactacaaaattttctttaatatgtgtaaaaaattatttatgtctaataacttttcttgaatttgtcgaaaaatatttacttatttttgtgatatcagcgtgatgcaagcgcttgtaatactgtttagttaaaaatttctaaaaatatgcaaaattttccaaaattaatcaaaagttttcttcctggtgggttcactgctttttcagtgcaatttaaTGACAATCTTAAGCTATTTCATCTGTGAATTTTAATAAACTGTAATGAAAACACTTCCAAATATGTATCATATTAATTTAACAAATGTAAGTCCAAATTTATCGTtaattttacactgaaaaaacagtgaacccaccaggatttttgttaattttagaaaattttgaatatttttagaaaattttaactaaacagtattacaatcgCTAGCATCACGACTACTcactaaaataagtaaatattttttgtcaaattcaagaaaatttattagacataattatttttttcacttgttaaagaaaattttgtaattggaaggaaaaaattggaattaaaacaagtatattcggccgtaagttcggccaggccgaagcttatgtaccctccaccatggattgcgtagaaagttctactgaagactgtcatccacaatcgaattacttgggttgcggtaacttttgccgatgacaaggtatcttaaaacttcctaataccgtaatatataccacgtagtccatacgtggtatatattaaacttaaaatggccgattaaatacgtatataattaagtttgacaaaattttctatagaaataaaattttgacaacattttctatagaagtaaaatttggacaaaattttctatagaaatacgattttaacaaaattttctatagaaataacattttgacaaaattttctatagaaataacatttttacaaaattttcaaaagatctaaaattttgacaacattctctatagaattaaaattttgacaacattttctacagaaataaaattttgccaaaattttctatagaaataaaatttgacaacattttctataggaataaaatttcgacaaaatattctatagaaataaaattttgacaaaattttctatagaaataaaattttgctagattattttgctcgagtggcaagcatgaatatgaaccgatatggaccaatttttgtgtgattgaggatcggctatatataactacacgcaaagaaaaaaaacgtttggaaaacgtgtaccgaaaacgtttttcttttgttagagttttttgaattgcttcgaaaattttaaacttttatcaccaaaaaaattcgtttgttacaaaatttttattttttcaataaaaaagttatttttgagacAACaatacagtccatttcgtttatatcaaacactgttcttttctgactttaggtctttaataagacacattttacagttcaaaatttaatatactacaatgtaatgttgaacatttgttcggaatattccgaacatatctggaatatatgtaaagaaaaaaaaaactttggtcgaagcagggatcgaacccacgacccttggcatgcaagtcggacgtagcaaccactgcaccacggtgccaaactaaatgtttgtttctcttaaataaactttgtttattcggttcgtgggcgccgcaagctatgctatataaatataacttatatggatatttatctattaatgaccataacaggtacataggtcagtggttagtgtgttggcttacaaagtgcatggtccgcggttcgattctccgtccaggcgaaaggtaaaaaaatttaaaaatttataaaatcgtataatttcttctacattgttggtattacaggaaaaggcgttaagaactaaaaaaacatcatggatgtgagaaagatgtgagggaaaatgcaattagaaggaaatgcattttttttttgagtttgtccttatgaaattgtttttacatcctggaaaagaataaacgtttatcacaaaaagtatatacttttctcccaaatacacatccttacagcgaaaagcaaatgagaaacgaactttgtttgtctaaaatttcgtttgggaggaaagaattatttttttgcgtgtatagaccgatatggaccaattttggcattgttattagcggccatatattaacaccacgttgcaaatttcaaccggatcggatgaattttgctcgtccaagtggctccggagttcaaatctggggatcggtttataaaggggctatatataattatggactgatatggaccaatttttaaatggttcttagagattatatactaataccatgtaccaaatttcagccggatcggatgaaatttgtttctcttagaggatccgcaaaccaaatctgggaatcggtttatatgggggatatatataattatggaccgatatggaccaatttttgcatggatgttagagacaatatactaacgccacgtaccaaatttcaaccggatcggatgaatttttctcctctaagaggctccggagttcaaatctggggatcggtttatatgggggctatctataattatggatcgatataaaccaatttttgcatggttgttagagaccatatactaacaccacgtaccaaatttcaaccggatctgatgaagtttgctcctctaagaggctccggagttcaaatctggggatcggtttatatgggggctatatataattgtggaccgatttggactaatattttcatggttgttagagaccatatatttacaccatgtacaaaatttcagccggatcggatgaaatttgcttctcttagagcaatcgcaaggcaaatttgggggtccgtttatatgggggctatacgtaaaagtggactgatatggaccaattttgcatgattgttagagaccatatactaacaccatgtaccaaatttcatggattttaatggataattatcgccaagttaaaaattaattcttatattaaagattttcgatttttatatcCCTGTCACATATATAATTTGTTTCCGTCCACCCAATTTCCGTGAAATTAAACCTACATACCTATAATATTCTGAACATTAAACATTTTGACTGATTATTATTTGCGACCCAGATAcagcaaatttttaaattacatttttaatttaaaatattggaTACAATCATCATGTAGCCTAAAACATTTAACCATTTTTCTTAAGTTCAACTTGACATCACATAATTTCCATCAAAAATTCagataaaatttaaaccaaacaaTCTCTTCGACTGACACATAAAAATTACCAAACAACATCAAAGAATTAGTCATTGCCAATTACTACTAGTCAAGATGAAGGAAATATACAACAAAATTGCCTTTATGATGAAGATATTCTTAACTGCATACTTGTAAGTGAATGGCAGAAATCTCCACCAAACTATTTATGAGATTATGTACTCGAGCATAGATAATCTGTAAGCAGTCATAAAATTTACTTACATATACGGATTTGGATTGGGTATATCATTGCTAAGATCCTCCCAAACAGGCGCTGGCTCCCGAAATGGTGGTATTGGTCTTACAGTGGTGCGAGGTGTTGGTGGTATTATGGGACCCGTATTGGTATTCCAATCCACACGTATTGCCGTGCTTATAGTTACTAAGCAGGTGACTAGCaggtaattgatttttgtatgctgaaaaaaaagaaacaaacaagaaagaacaaaaaaataataaaattaaaaaaacaaattactttgtaaataaagataaattcgaaatatatttatgcATTCAATCATAACTTGTGTCGAAGTCTTTTAATAAATGTATAAACAGTACATTTGGGTGGAACGTTTGAATTgacaattttggaaaactaaaatgtttgcaaataattcagttaaaatattgttttaattattttgggAGTATTCGAGATCAGTATTAGAGATGAAGATTACATCAATGTTCCTTAGTAAACAAAAGAATTGCCTTTACTCCGACGTTACTGTTTTATATGAAGCTATACTTGTCGAATTACGTTCATTagcaaagaaaaattaaattttaacaacaaaagaaagcatcaatagtttaaaatttattcctaaaacttgaaattcatttttaagctgtttttttttcatatttctttGTAAATGACTC
This is a stretch of genomic DNA from Haematobia irritans isolate KBUSLIRL chromosome 4, ASM5000362v1, whole genome shotgun sequence. It encodes these proteins:
- the GV1 gene encoding GV1; the encoded protein is MHTKINYLLVTCLVTISTAIRVDWNTNTGPIIPPTPRTTVRPIPPFREPAPVWEDLSNDIPNPNPYIYVLPPPSRPKQPPNVNYASNPTNFGTLITPQNAPSYYNSQNNQPQQVAGLAPQYIPNVGTQYVAVVSKATASKYPTTPTVNALSPTDSGNGGYKVQGKYNAKTKKYKAYEKVKYVPLNYYKLIEGNPANGEDEDKQVSAKRNVPEEIPVWAPIDEEDLPPNEEEMFTFNRLLKWNTNKAQGSSLSSATTTSTTTSETPTTSQKSATKTSFKFYSKHIYVKDTKLKIKEKSNKKS